From one Cyanobacterium stanieri PCC 7202 genomic stretch:
- a CDS encoding Methyltransferase type 11 (PFAM: Methyltransferase domain~COGs: COG2226 Methylase involved in ubiquinone/menaquinone biosynthesis~InterPro IPR013216~KEGG: cyt:cce_2731 cyclopropane-fatty-acyl-phospholipid synthase~PFAM: Methyltransferase type 11~SPTR: Probable cyclopropane-fatty-acyl-phospholipid synthase): MSLYYILGAIALLLVLGIVIYLATPRSFETPDTVANSYDEWTDDGILEFYWGEHIHLGHYGSPPRKKDFLEAKADFVHEMVKWGGLDKLPKGTKVLDVGCGIGGSTRILAKSYGFDATGITISPKQVQRATELTPEGVTAKFQVDNALDLSFPDNSFDVVWSIEAGPHMPDKAKYAQEMMRVLKPGGTLVVADWNQRDDRQVPLNGWEKVVMRQLLDQWSHPSFSSIEGFSEQIAETGMVDGEVVTADWTKETLPSWLESIWQGVVRPEGIIRFGVSGLIKSLREVPTMLLMRVGFGAGLCRFGMFKAIKSQNVTTTKAVTTSETVNA, translated from the coding sequence ATGTCTCTATATTACATATTGGGTGCGATCGCCCTATTATTGGTATTAGGAATCGTTATTTATTTGGCAACTCCCCGCAGTTTTGAAACCCCCGACACCGTAGCCAACTCCTATGATGAATGGACAGATGACGGTATCTTAGAATTTTATTGGGGAGAACATATCCACCTAGGACATTACGGCTCACCACCAAGAAAAAAAGACTTTTTAGAAGCCAAAGCCGACTTTGTCCATGAAATGGTGAAATGGGGTGGTTTAGACAAATTACCCAAAGGCACCAAAGTTTTAGACGTAGGTTGTGGTATTGGTGGCAGTACCCGCATTTTAGCCAAAAGCTATGGTTTTGACGCTACAGGTATCACCATCAGCCCCAAACAGGTACAAAGAGCCACAGAATTGACCCCTGAAGGTGTTACTGCAAAATTTCAGGTAGATAATGCCCTTGACTTGTCTTTCCCTGACAACAGTTTTGATGTGGTTTGGTCTATTGAAGCGGGCCCTCACATGCCCGACAAGGCAAAATACGCTCAGGAAATGATGCGAGTGTTAAAACCTGGTGGAACCCTCGTAGTAGCAGACTGGAACCAAAGAGACGATCGCCAAGTACCCCTCAATGGATGGGAAAAAGTGGTTATGCGTCAATTATTAGATCAATGGTCTCATCCTTCCTTCTCCAGTATCGAAGGCTTTTCTGAACAAATTGCCGAAACTGGCATGGTAGATGGCGAAGTAGTTACCGCTGATTGGACAAAAGAAACTTTACCCTCTTGGTTAGAGTCCATCTGGCAAGGGGTGGTAAGACCTGAAGGTATTATCCGTTTTGGTGTTTCTGGTCTAATCAAGTCTTTGCGCGAAGTACCTACCATGTTATTAATGCGTGTGGGTTTTGGTGCTGGTTTATGTCGCTTTGGTATGTTCAAAGCCATCAAATCTCAAAATGTAACCACCACCAAAGCAGTTACAACTTCCGAAACCGTCAACGCTTAA
- a CDS encoding monooxygenase FAD-binding protein (PFAM: FAD binding domain~COGs: COG0654 2-polyprenyl-6-methoxyphenol hydroxylase and related FAD-dependent oxidoreductase~InterPro IPR002938:IPR003042~KEGG: cyt:cce_2733 putative monooxygenase, FAD-binding~PFAM: monooxygenase FAD-binding~SPTR: Flavoprotein monooxygenase), with protein MSEKIAIIGAGIGGLTLALALEKKGIDFHLYEQANSFEALGYGLQLSPNVVRVLQNLGMSKNLEAISHRCFGFELRSFEGDRTLAQWKLDSDTPYYQCRRADLHQLLYNSLQNKHSISFAQKLTSYRVEGEEITLNFAHQDLVKSHALVGADGVRSPVRQTLFPQEKPQYAGYAAYRAILPFKAEYNPLMDKATVWMGENHHVVAYPNGNQNPWLNLVLVVKDSQWHQQGWTIPADKQEIAQSFKNKSKLLNTILTDLVSNPEPCYKWGLFDHQPLPFWTQGKITLLGDSAHPLLPFQAQGAAMAMEDAYILAHCIAQETSIQTAFVKYQHLRLKRTAKVQQTSRNNANIFHATGIKAMVRDMGLGLISLVNGQLLNQKTAWIYNYDPIKLVNI; from the coding sequence ATGTCAGAAAAAATCGCTATTATTGGGGCAGGAATCGGAGGTTTAACCCTCGCCCTAGCTTTAGAGAAAAAAGGGATCGACTTTCATTTGTATGAACAGGCAAACTCTTTTGAGGCGTTGGGTTATGGGTTACAGTTAAGCCCTAATGTGGTGAGAGTTTTACAAAATTTAGGCATGAGTAAGAACTTAGAAGCCATATCTCACCGTTGTTTCGGCTTTGAGTTAAGATCTTTTGAGGGCGATCGCACTTTAGCTCAATGGAAGTTAGATAGTGACACTCCCTATTATCAATGTCGTCGAGCGGATTTGCACCAATTACTATACAATTCTCTCCAAAATAAACATAGTATTAGTTTCGCTCAAAAACTGACATCATATCGGGTAGAAGGGGAAGAAATTACCCTCAATTTTGCACACCAAGATTTGGTCAAAAGCCATGCCCTAGTGGGAGCAGATGGAGTGCGATCGCCAGTACGCCAAACCCTGTTCCCCCAAGAAAAACCCCAGTATGCAGGATATGCCGCCTACCGAGCCATATTACCCTTCAAAGCAGAATATAACCCCCTCATGGACAAAGCCACCGTATGGATGGGGGAAAATCATCACGTAGTTGCCTACCCCAACGGCAATCAAAACCCATGGTTAAACCTCGTTTTGGTAGTAAAAGACTCTCAATGGCATCAACAGGGTTGGACAATTCCCGCCGATAAACAAGAAATCGCCCAAAGTTTCAAAAATAAATCAAAACTACTAAACACCATTTTAACCGACTTGGTATCTAACCCCGAACCTTGCTACAAATGGGGTTTATTTGACCATCAACCCCTTCCTTTTTGGACTCAGGGCAAAATTACCCTTTTAGGAGACTCTGCCCATCCTCTTCTTCCTTTTCAGGCTCAGGGGGCAGCCATGGCGATGGAGGATGCCTATATACTAGCCCACTGCATCGCCCAAGAAACCAGCATTCAAACAGCCTTCGTCAAATATCAACACTTGAGGCTAAAACGCACCGCCAAAGTACAACAAACCTCTCGCAACAACGCCAATATATTCCACGCCACAGGCATCAAAGCCATGGTGAGGGATATGGGTTTGGGCTTAATTTCCCTCGTGAATGGGCAATTACTCAATCAAAAAACCGCTTGGATTTACAACTATGATCCAATCAAATTAGTGAATATTTAA
- a CDS encoding Peptidase M23 (PFAM: Peptidase family M23~COGs: COG0739 Membrane protein related to metalloendopeptidase~InterPro IPR016047:IPR016059~KEGG: cyh:Cyan8802_1427 peptidase M23~PFAM: Peptidase M23~SPTR: Peptidase M23B), translating into MLKRTLPEKGKGFNVLGKKLRLASIFLCLVTFSLIVTLHYMLVPTAPVRSQTVVAASLWSRASFPVENFQRYTSPFGYRVHPITGRRQFHGGLDIAAPMGSYIRSWWSGEVVALSDHTGCGTMITIRSGAWNHTYCHMIGAIENTNRGRALVDRQGGIFIPQGQSIPLGARIGRVGMTGNTTGPHLHWELKYNGQRIDPGDVLRRMYAQRS; encoded by the coding sequence ATGTTAAAGCGAACATTACCTGAAAAGGGTAAGGGGTTCAATGTGCTAGGGAAAAAATTGCGTCTTGCTAGTATTTTTTTATGTTTAGTGACCTTTTCTTTGATTGTCACTCTTCATTATATGTTGGTACCAACAGCCCCAGTGCGATCGCAAACTGTTGTGGCAGCAAGTCTTTGGAGTCGTGCATCTTTCCCTGTGGAAAACTTCCAAAGATATACGTCACCATTTGGCTATCGTGTTCATCCCATTACAGGCAGAAGACAGTTTCATGGTGGCTTAGATATTGCCGCTCCTATGGGTAGTTATATTCGCAGTTGGTGGTCAGGGGAAGTAGTTGCTTTATCTGATCATACAGGTTGCGGTACTATGATCACTATTCGCTCTGGAGCATGGAATCATACTTATTGTCACATGATAGGGGCGATCGAAAATACTAATCGGGGCAGGGCTTTAGTTGATAGACAGGGGGGAATTTTTATTCCTCAAGGGCAAAGCATCCCCCTCGGGGCGCGTATTGGTAGGGTGGGTATGACGGGAAACACCACAGGCCCTCATCTCCATTGGGAATTGAAATATAATGGTCAAAGAATCGACCCGGGAGACGTGTTACGAAGGATGTACGCCCAACGGAGTTAA
- a CDS encoding UspA domain-containing protein (PFAM: Universal stress protein family~InterPro IPR006016:IPR006015~KEGG: ana:alr1634 hypothetical protein~PFAM: UspA domain-containing protein~SPTR: Alr1634 protein) produces MKNILLCADGSSYGENAHKYTAWIAKRLGAMVNVLSVTDNRTQSKSSQDIWNNSIGLGASDELLQKLVELEHERAKLNHLRAKVILDQTKEMLEQEGVESVNCLHKTGFLAECIKDMEEKADLIVLGKRGENAEYHSPYLGANLERIVRSITKPCFVFPRDYINIDRVLIAYDGSATGDKILQFLIDFPFMKDLEVHLLMVSKTAKNQEGVSKLEKGSRLLKNAGFNVQSLFLSGEAEGVISSYIDINQINLLIMGAYGHSRIRNLIIGSTTIQLLRNTSVPALLFR; encoded by the coding sequence ATGAAAAATATTTTACTTTGTGCCGATGGTTCTAGTTATGGTGAAAATGCCCATAAATATACCGCTTGGATAGCCAAAAGATTGGGCGCCATGGTCAATGTTTTGTCGGTGACAGATAATCGAACTCAGAGTAAGTCGTCTCAAGATATTTGGAATAATAGTATTGGTTTAGGGGCTTCTGATGAGTTATTGCAAAAGTTGGTGGAATTGGAACATGAAAGGGCAAAGTTAAATCACTTACGAGCCAAGGTAATTTTGGATCAAACCAAGGAAATGCTAGAACAAGAAGGGGTGGAAAGTGTTAATTGCCTTCACAAAACAGGCTTTTTGGCAGAGTGTATCAAAGATATGGAGGAAAAGGCAGATTTAATTGTTTTGGGCAAACGGGGAGAAAATGCCGAGTATCATTCCCCCTATCTGGGGGCAAATTTAGAAAGAATTGTCCGTTCTATCACTAAACCTTGTTTTGTTTTTCCCCGTGATTATATCAATATTGATCGAGTTTTGATTGCCTATGATGGTAGTGCCACAGGGGATAAAATTTTGCAGTTTTTGATAGATTTTCCTTTCATGAAAGATTTAGAAGTTCATCTGCTGATGGTCAGTAAAACAGCAAAAAATCAGGAAGGTGTCAGTAAGTTGGAGAAGGGTTCTCGTTTATTAAAAAATGCTGGTTTTAATGTTCAATCACTATTCTTATCTGGAGAAGCTGAGGGTGTTATTTCTAGTTATATTGACATAAATCAGATAAATTTGTTGATTATGGGGGCTTATGGTCATAGTCGCATCAGAAATCTAATAATTGGTAGCACTACCATTCAATTATTAAGAAATACGAGTGTTCCTGCCTTATTATTCCGTTAA
- a CDS encoding CopG domain protein DNA-binding domain protein (KEGG: cyc:PCC7424_3143 CopG domain protein DNA-binding domain protein~SPTR: CopG domain protein DNA-binding domain protein), which produces MLMTREKLLLVRLTDDEKARLAKFAKSKQVSMSEVIQDYCKQLPEVEEK; this is translated from the coding sequence ATGTTAATGACTAGAGAAAAATTATTGTTGGTTAGGTTAACTGATGATGAAAAAGCAAGACTGGCGAAATTTGCCAAGTCTAAGCAAGTAAGTATGTCAGAGGTGATTCAAGATTACTGTAAGCAATTACCCGAAGTTGAAGAAAAATAA
- a CDS encoding LSU ribosomal protein L25P (PFAM: Ribosomal L25p family~TIGRFAM: ribosomal protein L25, Ctc-form~InterPro IPR020055:IPR001021~KEGG: cyc:PCC7424_4741 ribosomal 5S rRNA E-loop binding protein Ctc/L25/TL5~PFAM: Ribosomal protein L25-like~SPTR: 50S ribosomal protein L25;~TIGRFAM: ribosomal 5S rRNA E-loop binding protein Ctc/L25/TL5) codes for MQVTLECKTRPEGSKPRALRREGMLPANLYGHDGSEAISLVLGHKEALTLLKNASINNTLVDMTIPELSWNGKVLIREVQSHPWKRTLHHISFFCPSGENQVEVVVPVKIVGAAIGIKKGGIMEQMVTEVKVRCFPDSIPQFLEMDISKVDIGKTFQVGDLVLPEGINVLDDPNKNIIGIVAPRKKG; via the coding sequence ATGCAAGTCACATTAGAATGTAAAACCAGACCCGAAGGTTCTAAACCTAGAGCCTTACGTCGTGAGGGTATGCTTCCCGCTAATTTATATGGTCATGATGGTTCTGAAGCTATTTCCTTAGTTTTAGGTCACAAAGAAGCCCTTACTCTTCTCAAAAATGCTTCTATCAACAACACTTTAGTTGATATGACCATCCCCGAACTTTCTTGGAATGGTAAAGTATTGATCAGGGAAGTTCAATCCCATCCTTGGAAAAGAACCTTACACCATATTAGTTTCTTCTGTCCTTCTGGAGAAAATCAGGTGGAGGTTGTAGTTCCTGTGAAGATTGTTGGTGCTGCTATTGGTATCAAGAAGGGTGGTATCATGGAGCAAATGGTAACTGAGGTTAAAGTTCGTTGTTTCCCTGATAGCATTCCTCAATTCTTGGAAATGGACATTAGTAAAGTTGATATTGGTAAAACTTTCCAAGTAGGTGATTTAGTATTACCTGAAGGAATCAATGTATTAGATGATCCTAATAAAAACATCATTGGTATTGTTGCACCTCGTAAGAAAGGTTAA
- a CDS encoding Adenylosuccinate synthetase (PFAM: Adenylosuccinate synthetase~TIGRFAM: adenylosuccinate synthase~COGs: COG0104 Adenylosuccinate synthase~InterPro IPR001114:IPR018220~KEGG: cyc:PCC7424_4740 adenylosuccinate synthetase~PFAM: adenylosuccinate synthetase~PRIAM: Adenylosuccinate synthase~SMART: adenylosuccinate synthetase~SPTR: Adenylosuccinate synthetase;~TIGRFAM: adenylosuccinate synthetase) produces the protein MKFSTNKLLANVIIIGAQWGDEGKGKITDLLSKSADVVVRSQGGVNAGHTVVVGDQTFKLHLIPSGILYPDTECIIGSGTVIDPQELLEEIDQLVDLNVSTDNLFISQTAHVTMPYHRILDQAAEDRRGKFKIGTTGRGIGPTYSDKAERIGIRMLDLINGDRHPDKLEWTINYKNAVLEKLYGLPPLDAKKVVEEYLGYAERLRPFVIDSSLKINQAVRSKKNILFEGAQGTLLDLDHGTYPYVTSSNPIAGGACVGAGVGPTIIDRIIGVAKAYTTRVGEGPFPTELDDEIGILLGDRGSEFGTTTGRRRRCGWFDAVIGRYAARINGLDCLAVTKLDILDELPEIKVCVAYEVDGETITELPTHANQFARCKPVYETLPGWQTSTTECRTLEELPENALNYLKFLADLMELPIAIVSLGAGRDQTIIVEDPIHGPKRALLNASVNPLQQS, from the coding sequence GTGAAGTTTAGCACTAATAAACTCTTGGCTAACGTTATTATAATAGGCGCCCAATGGGGCGATGAAGGAAAAGGAAAAATCACGGATTTACTCAGTAAATCGGCGGATGTCGTAGTGCGTTCTCAAGGGGGCGTAAATGCAGGGCATACCGTGGTCGTAGGTGATCAAACCTTCAAATTACATTTAATCCCTTCAGGGATATTATACCCTGATACAGAATGTATTATAGGTTCTGGTACTGTGATAGATCCGCAGGAATTGTTAGAGGAAATAGATCAATTAGTTGATCTCAATGTGTCCACCGATAATTTATTTATCTCTCAGACTGCCCATGTGACGATGCCTTATCATCGCATCTTGGATCAAGCGGCAGAGGATAGACGAGGTAAATTTAAAATTGGTACCACAGGCAGAGGCATCGGGCCTACCTATTCTGATAAGGCGGAAAGAATCGGCATTAGAATGCTGGATTTGATTAATGGCGATCGCCACCCCGACAAATTGGAATGGACTATCAACTATAAAAACGCAGTCCTCGAAAAACTCTACGGTTTACCCCCCCTAGACGCTAAAAAAGTCGTGGAGGAGTACCTAGGTTATGCCGAAAGACTACGCCCCTTTGTCATTGACAGTTCCTTAAAAATCAACCAAGCCGTACGCAGTAAGAAAAATATCTTATTTGAAGGCGCACAGGGTACATTACTAGATCTCGATCATGGTACATATCCCTATGTGACATCCTCCAACCCCATTGCAGGGGGAGCTTGTGTTGGTGCTGGAGTAGGACCTACCATTATTGACCGCATTATTGGTGTTGCCAAGGCTTATACCACCCGTGTAGGAGAAGGACCTTTCCCTACGGAGTTGGATGACGAAATTGGTATTTTACTAGGCGATCGAGGTTCTGAATTTGGTACTACCACAGGGCGCCGTCGTCGTTGCGGTTGGTTTGACGCTGTGATTGGCAGATATGCCGCTAGGATCAACGGTTTAGACTGTTTGGCAGTAACTAAGTTGGATATTCTCGACGAGTTGCCGGAAATAAAAGTATGTGTAGCCTATGAAGTAGATGGGGAAACCATCACCGAATTACCTACCCATGCAAATCAATTTGCCCGTTGTAAACCCGTTTATGAAACTCTACCCGGTTGGCAAACATCCACCACGGAATGTCGCACCCTAGAGGAATTACCAGAAAATGCTTTAAATTATCTCAAATTTTTAGCAGACTTGATGGAGTTACCTATTGCGATTGTATCCCTAGGAGCAGGTAGAGATCAAACCATTATTGTTGAAGATCCTATTCATGGACCAAAAAGAGCTTTACTTAATGCCAGTGTAAATCCTCTCCAACAGTCCTAA
- a CDS encoding phosphomethylpyrimidine kinase (PFAM: Phosphomethylpyrimidine kinase~TIGRFAM: phosphomethylpyrimidine kinase~COGs: COG0351 Hydroxymethylpyrimidine/phosphomethylpyrimidine kinase~InterPro IPR013749:IPR004399~KEGG: cyn:Cyan7425_4277 phosphomethylpyrimidine kinase~PFAM: Phosphomethylpyrimidine kinase type-1~SPTR: Phosphomethylpyrimidine kinase;~TIGRFAM: phosphomethylpyrimidine kinase): MKTAVALTIAGSDSGGGAGIQADLKTFAFNYVHGTSVVTCLTAQNTKEVTEVMAVSPAMVKAQFEAVVNDIKVDALKTGMLFNQEIISTVADCIKSWGGTNIVIDPVMVSRTGAQLIDDSAVEAMKRELFPQALVLTPNIYEAQLLSGVSITSVDEMKQAAAKIYDLGVKTVLIKGGAAEGENKGIDVFFDGQDYTVFRLKAIDTVNNHGTGCSLGAGITAHLALGKPLLGAIASAKEYVTNALEYSLEIGSGCGPIGHFFPMIESQYQ, encoded by the coding sequence ATGAAAACGGCGGTAGCTTTAACCATTGCGGGTTCTGATAGTGGTGGGGGTGCAGGGATTCAGGCGGATTTAAAAACCTTTGCTTTTAATTATGTCCATGGTACCAGTGTAGTTACCTGTCTTACAGCACAAAATACCAAGGAAGTAACGGAGGTAATGGCGGTATCTCCTGCCATGGTAAAGGCTCAATTTGAGGCGGTAGTCAATGATATAAAGGTGGATGCCCTGAAAACAGGGATGTTATTCAATCAAGAAATTATCTCCACGGTGGCAGACTGTATTAAGTCATGGGGTGGTACTAATATTGTCATTGATCCTGTGATGGTTTCGCGCACAGGGGCGCAGTTAATTGATGATTCGGCGGTGGAGGCGATGAAACGGGAGCTTTTTCCCCAAGCCTTGGTTTTGACTCCTAATATTTATGAGGCACAGTTGTTGAGTGGTGTTTCTATTACTTCTGTAGACGAGATGAAACAGGCAGCGGCGAAAATTTATGATTTGGGAGTAAAAACTGTGCTTATTAAAGGGGGTGCTGCGGAGGGTGAAAATAAGGGTATTGATGTTTTTTTTGATGGTCAAGATTATACGGTGTTTCGTCTCAAAGCCATTGATACGGTTAATAATCATGGTACGGGATGCAGTTTGGGGGCTGGTATTACTGCCCATCTTGCCCTCGGAAAACCCCTCCTAGGGGCGATCGCCTCTGCCAAGGAATATGTCACCAACGCCCTAGAATATTCCCTAGAAATCGGCTCAGGATGCGGCCCTATCGGTCATTTTTTCCCCATGATAGAGTCTCAATATCAGTAA
- a CDS encoding nitrogen-fixing NifU domain protein (PFAM: NifU-like domain~COGs: COG0694 Thioredoxin-like protein and domains~InterPro IPR001075~KEGG: syp:SYNPCC7002_A1413 NifU like protein~PFAM: nitrogen-fixing NifU domain protein~SPTR: Nitrogen-fixing NifU domain protein) has translation MTLALTNDNVEQVLDELRPYLMADGGNVELVEIDGPTVKLRLQGACGSCPSSTMTLRMGIERRLRENIPEIAEVEQVI, from the coding sequence ATGACTCTGGCTTTAACTAATGACAATGTAGAGCAAGTATTGGACGAGTTACGCCCTTATTTGATGGCGGATGGTGGTAATGTAGAATTAGTAGAAATTGATGGTCCCACTGTCAAACTTAGATTACAGGGAGCTTGTGGTTCTTGCCCTAGTTCTACCATGACTTTGCGCATGGGTATCGAGCGTCGTTTGAGAGAGAATATCCCTGAAATTGCTGAGGTTGAACAGGTTATTTAA
- a CDS encoding proteinase inhibitor I4 serpin (PFAM: Serpin (serine protease inhibitor)~COGs: COG4826 Serine protease inhibitor~InterPro IPR000215~KEGG: ana:all0778 hypothetical protein~PFAM: proteinase inhibitor I4 serpin~SMART: proteinase inhibitor I4 serpin~SPTR: All0778 protein), producing MLNNNKAKILLATLLLLTASFVAINPHLDKLFTTDNAVYAEKDNSTMTESDNKQLDENVIQANKDFAFKLFSTIQQAEENENIFVSPPSISIALNLLNNGANGETQEEIKNALALQNLTLPEINQQYKILQNLLQNKEENTLSINNSLWIRQGFPVKPDFLSTNREYYQAEVSALDFNNPNAVDTINTWVSDATEDKITSIIDSIAPEDVLFLINAIYFKGEWQLAFDPESTQEMDFTQSDGEVIQHPLMMKDGNFAYTENDDLQMIRLPYGESEELAMYIVLPSENSDLETLMGELNAETWQEWTGNLRRQEGMIRLPKFSLEYEISLNNVLQTLGISRAFTNQADFTNLTDESIFVNNVKHKTFIDVDEEGTEAAAVTSINIRVTSIPVDAPFEMVVNRPFFYAIQDEATDTILFMGNVNSL from the coding sequence ATGTTAAACAACAATAAAGCTAAAATATTATTAGCAACCTTACTTTTATTAACTGCTAGTTTTGTGGCAATTAATCCCCATTTAGATAAACTTTTTACCACTGATAATGCTGTTTATGCAGAAAAAGATAACTCCACTATGACAGAGTCTGACAATAAACAACTAGATGAAAATGTTATTCAGGCTAACAAAGACTTTGCTTTTAAGCTATTTTCGACCATTCAACAAGCAGAAGAAAATGAGAATATTTTTGTTTCACCTCCTAGTATTTCCATTGCTTTAAATCTGTTAAATAATGGGGCAAATGGAGAAACTCAAGAGGAAATAAAAAATGCTTTAGCATTACAAAATCTTACCCTCCCAGAAATAAATCAGCAATACAAAATCCTCCAAAATTTATTACAAAACAAAGAAGAAAATACCCTTTCCATTAATAATTCTTTGTGGATTCGTCAAGGATTTCCTGTCAAACCAGATTTTTTGAGTACCAATCGGGAATATTACCAAGCAGAAGTATCCGCCCTAGATTTTAATAATCCTAATGCGGTAGATACTATTAATACTTGGGTGAGTGATGCTACCGAAGATAAAATTACTAGCATCATTGATTCTATTGCCCCTGAAGATGTATTATTCCTCATTAATGCTATTTATTTTAAGGGTGAGTGGCAATTAGCATTTGATCCCGAATCAACCCAAGAAATGGATTTCACCCAGTCTGATGGGGAAGTTATCCAACATCCTTTGATGATGAAGGATGGCAATTTTGCCTATACAGAAAATGATGATTTACAAATGATTCGTTTACCCTATGGGGAATCGGAAGAGTTGGCAATGTATATTGTTTTACCTAGTGAAAATTCTGATTTAGAGACTCTGATGGGGGAATTAAATGCAGAAACATGGCAAGAATGGACGGGTAATTTGCGTCGTCAAGAGGGTATGATTCGTTTGCCTAAATTTAGTCTTGAGTATGAAATTTCTTTGAATAATGTTCTGCAAACGTTGGGAATTTCTAGGGCTTTTACTAATCAGGCTGATTTTACAAATTTAACGGATGAGTCTATCTTTGTAAATAACGTTAAACATAAGACTTTTATTGATGTGGATGAGGAGGGAACAGAGGCTGCCGCTGTTACTTCTATTAATATCAGGGTGACTTCTATTCCTGTGGATGCTCCTTTTGAAATGGTGGTAAATCGTCCTTTCTTTTATGCAATTCAGGATGAGGCTACTGATACCATTTTATTTATGGGTAATGTCAATAGTCTGTAG